A region of the Octopus bimaculoides isolate UCB-OBI-ISO-001 chromosome 30, ASM119413v2, whole genome shotgun sequence genome:
tcggcccaaggctagagtagaagacacttgcccaagatgccacacagttggactgaacccagaaccatgtggttgggaagcaagcttcttaccacacggccacacctatgcttattttattctgttatatgTTTGAAGCCAAAgcctgtggtcatgctggaacaccattcgttcatttattttattttttattttttttttttttaccttttcaggTACGGATCAGTAACTGAATACATGGAACATATTGGATTCAGCCGAGAAGAACAGAAAATGTTGTGTGAAAATATCTGTAGATAATGGTCtcataacaatgatggtgatggattggtggcagtggtggtgaggaCCACAGCAAATGATCACAACGAAATCAATGATGTTGAGaaatttattcttgtatatataaatatatatatacatacacaaacatatacatgcaaacacacacatacaaatacacacacacacacacacatatatatatatataaacggatcttttttaaaacgggggccacatttttcattaacgaaacNNNNNNNNNNNNNNNNNNNNNNNNNNNNNNNNNNNNNNNNNNNNNNNNNNNNNNNNNNNNNNNNNNNNNNNNNNNNNNNNNNNNNNNNNNNNNNNNNNNNtcttttacttgtttcagtcatttgactgtggccatgctgaagcaccgcctatagtcgagcaaattgacccctggacttattctttgtaagcttagtacttattctatcactctgttttgccgaaccgctaagtcatgaggacacacaaacatatgcacacacacacacacacatatatatacatacatatatatgatgggcttctttcagtttccgtctaccaaatccactcacaaggctttggtcggcccgaggctatagtagaagacacttgcaaaggaacatggacaaaatgataaacaaggtacaacaaacaagcaggccacatagagaacatgtccttcatcagctgccatcattaaaacaccggcgtttcgaagagttagggcagtacgcatcgttaaaatggttcttcctacgaacataaagtaaattttttttcgtggaggatagtggcggacagaaaacaagaNNNNNNNNNNNNNNNNNNNNNNNNNNNNNNNNNNNNNNNNNNNNNNNNNNNNNNNNNNNNNNNNNNNNNNNNNNNNNNNNNNNNNNNNNNNNNNNNNNNNNNNNNNNNNNNNNNNNNNNNNNNNNNNNNNNNNNNNNNNNNNNNNNNNNNNNNNNNNNNNNNNNNNNNNNNNNNNNNNNNNNNNNNNNNNNNNNNNNNNNNNNNNNNNNNNNNNNNNNNNNNNNNNNNNNNNNNNNNNNNNNNNNNNNNNNNNNNNNNNNNNNNNNNNNNNNNNNNNNNNNNNNNNNNNNNNNNNNNNNNNNNNNNNNNNNNNNNNNNNNNNNNNNNNNNNNNNNNNNNNNNNNNNNNNNNNNNNNNNNNNNNNNNNNNNNNNNNNNNNNNNNNNNNNNNNNNNNNNNNNNNNNNNNNNNNNNNNNNNNNNNNNNNNNNNNNNNNNNNNNNNNNNNNNNNNNNNNNNNNNNNNNNNNNNNNNNNNNNNNNNNNNNNNNNNNNNNNNNNNNNNNNNNNNNNNNNNNNNNNNNNNNNNNNNNNNNNNNNNNNNNNNNNNNNNNNNNNNNNNNNNNNNNNNNNNNNNNNNNNNNNNNNNNNNNNNNNNNNNNNNNNNNNNNNNNNNNNNNNNNNNNNNNNNNNNNNNNNNNNNNNNNNNNNNNNNNNNNNNNNNNNNNNNNNNNNNNNNNNNNNNNNNNNNNNNNNNNNNNNNNNNNNNNNNNNNNNNNNNNNNNNNNNNNNNNNNNNNNNNNNNNNNNNNNNNNNNNNNNNNNNNNNNNNNNNNNNNNNNNNNNNNNNNNNNNNNNNNNNNNNNNNNNNNNNNNNNNNNNNNNNNNNNNNNNNNNNNNNNNNNNNNNNNNNNNNNNNNNNNNNNNNNNNNNNNNNNNNNNNNNNNNNNNNNNNNNNNNNNNNNNNNNNNNNNNNNNNNNNNNNNNNNNNNNNNNNNNNNNNNNNNNNNNNNNNNNNNNNNNNNNNNNNNNNNNNNNNNNNNNNNNNNNNNNNNNNNNNNNNNNNNNNNNNNNNNNNNNNNNNNNNNNNNNNNNNNNNNNNNNNNNNNNNNNNNNNNNNNNNNNNNNNNNNNNNNNNNNNNNNNNNNNNNNNNNNNNNNNNNNNNNNNNNNNNNNNNNNNNNNNNNNNNNNNNNNNNNNNNNNNNNNNNNNNNNNNNNNNNNNNNNNNNNNNNNNNNNNNNNNNNNNNNNNNNNNNNNNNNNNNNNNNNNNNNNNNNNNNNNNNNNNNNNNNNNNNNNNNNNNNNNNNNNNNNNNNNNNNNNNNNNNNNNNNNNNNNNNNNNNNNNNNNNNNNNNNNNNNNNNNNNNNNNNNNNNNNNNNNNNNNNNNNNNNNNNNNNNNNNNNNNNNNNNNNNNNNNNNNNNNNNNNNNNNNNNNNNNNNNNNNNNNNNNNNNNNNNNNNNNNNNNNNNNNNNNNNNNNNNNNNNNNNNNNNNNNNNNNNNNNNNNNNNNNNNNNNNNNNNNNNNNNNNNNNNNNNNNNNNNNNNNNNNNNNNNNNNNNNNNNNNNNNNNNNNNNNNNNNNNNNNNNNNNNNNNNNNNNNNNNNNNNNNNNNNNNNNNNNNNNNNNNNNNNNNNNNNNNNNNNNNNNNNNNNNNNNNNNNNNNNNNNNNNNNNNNNNNNNNNNNNNNNNNNNNNNNNNNNNNNNNNNNNNNNNNNNNNNNNNNNNNNNNNNNNNNNNNNNNNNNNNNNNNNNNNNNNNNNNNNNNNNNNNNNNNNNNNNNNNNNNNNNNNNNNNNNNNNNNNNNNNNNNatatatatatatatatatatatatatatatatatatatatatatatacatatatacatacatatatgtacatgtaataaaagaaaaatggagagttTGTAAGGatataaaattgatttattaACATACTGCCCAAAATAAAACCTCTGTACATTTCACTTCAGTCCAGTATATAATTGCAAATTCAAACATTGGAAGAAAtccaataataagaataaaacacCATGTTGAATAGCGTTGAGTAGAATCTCATCAGGACTTGAGTATAATAGAGAAAGTTACATGTTTGTGGACTGGATTTCATCAGTAGACttagaaaaataagaaacgtatatttattttgtgtatgtatgtgctgttgtttgttgttggcactccgttgcttacgaattcgacggttccagttgatccgatcaacggaacagcctgctcgtgaaattaacgtgcaagtggctgagcactccacagacacgtgtacccttaacgtagttctcgggggggatattcagcgtgacacagagtgtgacaaggctgaccccctttgaattacaggtacaacagaaacaggaagaaagagtgagagaaagttgtggtggaagagtacagcagggttcgccaccatcccctgccggagcctcgtggagtttttaggtgttttcgctcaataaacactcacaacgcccggtctgggaatcgaaaccgcgatcctatgaccgcgagtccactgccctaaccactgagccattgtgcctccacgatgtgctaataatataaaaaatgatattaaaaaatatagataaaattgtaatataaggataaaaaaaacacaaaaagttagttaataaattaattttatatcttgaCAAACGTTTCATTcttctttaataatatatatacttatgataaTCCCATACATATTGAAAAGACTTTCCTCAACGGTGTTGGCAATTGAACCAATGAAATTTGGGATATAATAATCCCTTATGAAGATAATATATCTTCGCATtgactatgtatacatacacatacatatatatatatatatatcaggtttagTAAatagtaagcaacgttttgaactttaaagaatttgtaccagatttttgcagaattttgaattttttttaaacatttaaaaaaaaaattgtctgattATACAGCCCAtaacttgcccaaatgcatcaataaattaacattgatttttttcacagttgttacaatcatctgaaatggaactatCAAAGcacgatattcgagcaattttgctattcaacttcaaaaaaggacataaAGCAGCTGAATCTATTCATGAtatcaatgaaatgttttgcgaggaaatgaccagtgagtggtcagctcgaaaattgtttaaacgattttgcagaggagacctgagccttgaagattgtgaCTGTAGTGGACACCCACCTGTGAtcaatgacggtcaattaaagaccgttgTTGAGAAAGACCCAGGTAAAACTACTCGAGAATTGGCAAAAGGACTTCAAGTTagtcagaaaactgcctgcaaccatttgcatgtgattggaaaatcaaaaaaagctcaacaaatgggtaccacacgatttgaatgaaaatcagaaaatgcgcagatatgacaGTTGTTTCTTGCTTCTTTTCCGTAACCAGGACGATCCATTTCtcaaccgtattgtaacttgtgatgaaaagtgaaAAGTGGATCACAAATGTttttcgcagtggttggaccaaaatgaagcaccgaaaacctttcctaaacctgagctcttcgaaaagaaggttatggtgactgtttggtagTGTACTgttggactcatccactataccTTCTTACaacccagaaaaaccattacagcagaaacatattgccatgaaattgccaaaatgaatgaaaaactgccaTTCCTCCATCTCAGACTGGTCAACAAAAGAGGGACAATCATTCTTCATGGCAATGCTCAACCACGTTTCGCTAATGATGCTCCATAAGTTGAGGAAACTTGGCTACGatgttcttccccacccagcttattcctcagacctttctcctaccaactactactttttcaagcaccttgatggtttcctgcaagagaaggagttaaaaaaatcaaaccgatgctgaaagtgcgttcaaagagttcatcaggtccagaactccagatttttatgttaccggaataaaccaATTTGAAACTCGTTGGggaaaatgtgttgattgtaatggtacttactttgataaataaaatttgcgcattgttgaaatacattgtgatgaatttcatgtttcaaattgttgcttactttttactgagcctgatatatatatatatatatatatatatatatatatatatatatacacacacacacacacatatatatatatatatacatacatacacacacacatatatgtatttacaaacacacatacaaatataaagctCATCTGATGTTTTATCCATCATCACATGGTAGTAATGTCCAGTTATGTCCCTTTGTTGTAAATGCATAGGCATTCTAGTAACTAAGTGTTGTATTTCTGTCACTTGTAATAATTTCAGTCAtagcaagggagataatcactcgGGGCAAAAGAGTGACTGAGTGTACAAATCTCTGTACACCCTTGAGCACGAAGGCAGATATTTTTTACCTTAGTTTCTTGTTTAAACAgaataccactgccaccaccaccactggtattaatgtttgttttttgcttttttttttttggttcacaAACGACTTTTAGTGTACCCTTTCCCAAGTGTATTCCACAGAAAGTCTCTTATCCGTTTCCATGACTCTTCCTGTGCCACAGCATGTAACTTTGGCGTGCCGCCATAATACGCTACCCCTTTCAACCACTTGTGATACGTGGCGGAGCAGAGTGGGGCATGAGGTGGCTCTATGAGATGACCAGCACCTTCGTAAACGGCCACTTCTACCATTGACCGGTCAGCGTCACTCAAGGTGTCTAACCACTTTGTAACATCGGACCCTTTTACCATCGTGTCCTCCGCGCCAAGGATTATGAGTAAAGAGGGTGTGTGACTGGTATTAAAAGTGAAGTATTTCTCCAGATCATATTCCACTTGCATTGATCTCATACCATCGTTTTGGATCACTATACTTATACACTGCAAATTGAGGCAAGGGACAAGTTGTCCAGCCCTTGTAAATTTAGTCCCAGTGCCAAATGTAGGTGGATGGCCTATACCGACGGCTGATTTCACAATCGGACAGTTTAAACCCATGTAGAGGGTGATCTGTGCCCCGAGTGACACACCCACCATGCCAATTCCCCCTGGGGCCACATTAGGTTGGCTCTGCAACCAATGAGCTGCTTCCTCAAAGTACTCGTATTCAAAACGTAATTCAGTCGGCAGGTCTTTGTAGTAGAAGTAACCCAGCGCCATGGCGACAAACCCATGAGATGCAAGAAGTGCAGCCCTCATTTCTAACAACCCACCACGGGAACCAAACATATCAATCACCCCAGGGCGTGTCTCGCCATCCCGCAAGCCAGCTGGGATAAACAACGTTCCTCGGATACGCCCCGTTTCCACCACAATTCGACTCACATCCGGAGCCTTATATGAGCGCAGGACTACCTTCTTAGCCAGGAGGTTCTCCTCACTACAACCAGCCTTTATAACACCCCGTTCTTCATACTTCACCCACAACTCATCCCAACACAAGTGACCATCGTACACTCGTATCTCAAATGCGAGAGGTTCACTTGCTTCACTCTGGTAAAGTCGCTCACCAGTCCGCTGTCCTGGGACAGACACCATGCTCCAGAAAAGACCCATAGATTCCACACCAACGTACAAGCCAGAAGGTTCTGCACACTCTTTGCTCAAATCTACATCACCATGTTCTGAAACTGTGTAGTGGCTATACGAACCAAAGTGTTTACCATTCTGCTCTATCCAGGCACTGATGGTGACTGAAGTAAAGGGTAGCAAGTTCAATACCTGGATAGAGATCACTTGGTCAATAAGAGCTTCTTCAGGATAGCACTCTACTCGCACAGCCATTTCTTTCTCATTGCTGTTGTTACTcattttgatgttgctgttgatgatgatgttacggATGCTGTTTTTGTAGTTGCTGTTTTTATACTTGCCGTTTTCGCTGTTGCTATAACcttgttgttgttcctcttctCATACCCACTTTCTCTGTCGATGGCGGATCGTCtctacaataagaaaaaaaaacaaagaaaatctcaagtcaacaaataacaaaaaacaatgcTTTAACGACGGATTAGCAAACACACAACACGGCTAGAGTTACAGTTTTAACCTtgtagcattcaaactggccatatccagcctaaatattttacctgttataTGTTAAAACCAGCCAGATGCAGCCTTTCAAacttaccctgcaatgtcattctaaaaataaacacggCTAGAATTACAGTTTTAACCTtgtagcattcaaactggccatatccagcctaaatattttacttgttatatgttaaaaccagccagatccagtctctcacacttaccctacaatgtcattctaaaaataaacaagcacatcatGGAAATTTTGAAACTACAAGATAGTGCTTGATtcattgaaaacaatatgaattacatttgacagaatgtgCAATTTACAAGGAAAGACCCAGAGGAGCAGTTACAGGGTAGCCAAATGTCACATAAGCGCCTAAGAAATTAGTAATCACAATTGTATGGGTGATAATTTCTAGGAGAAGTTAAACGTGTTttgaagaatataagaataatagaaaatggagacaaatactcaagatgaagtagttgtatgctgtcaacttaatgtgacagtcccctgaagggaataatactactgttggttagccctaggaagctgcaccgcttcctgtcggccttgacacatttcctgtgtccttatgtttacaaggtggtgcagcttcctaggtcaaaacaacagtagtattattcccttcaggggactgtcacattaagttgacagcatacaactacttcatcgtatcgctactgcataaatctctctgagagatttagaaatgtattatttctaaatactcAAGATGTTACtcaaatcatttatatcaccGAAATACGTTTCGATAGATACATTAAGAATAAATCTGAGAGGACGGATAATGTGGAAAAATGCACCAGTCTCATTAGGGAGGATATAAAcaacacttgcacgttaatttcacgagcagcaggctgttccgttgatcggatcaactggaaccctcgacgtcgtaagcgacgggagtgccaacaacaacaacaacaacaacaacatattattgttattacagttATTGAGCAAAACCCTTTCACCATTAAGGATATAGTTGCTATGCGAGGATATATCGTCTGTAGGAAGTTAATGGTGTCGGAGAAACCAATATGGATACAATGTGTGTTGAGAAAAGCGTGGTATCTGGAATTTTTGAGAAAGTTCCTTTAGATGGCTTGACAAAAAAGGTAGGTAAGGTTACTATTAACTTGTTTTCCATATGGAATAATAAACTAAATAGTTTTACTAGGGTCAGGCGATTTATAGGGAGATTTCTCATTAaaatacctgtttttttttacagaagcGTTACCTCCCTtagactgtttatttttaaattttccaAAATTAGGATTTTGGCTGTTTCAATATAAAGGGCTTTTACCTAGATTATGACCTGCGGGAGAAacattataagtattattattatcaattaacgTGCGTTttctatgctgtcatgggttggacggtttgactgaggtctggagagccagtggctgcaccaggctccaatcaagtctggcagagtttctacagctggatgcctttcctaatgccaaccactccaagagtgtggtgggtgctttttatgtgccaccagcacaggagccagtaaggtgggcctggcaatgatcacgtttggatggtgctttttacgtgccacttgcacaagagccagtcaggaggtactggcatcggtcacaaTCAGTTAGTGCTTTGTGACCGATATATATNNNNNNNNNNNNNNNNNNNNNNNNNNNNNNNNNNNNNNNNNNNNNNNNNNNNNNNNNNNNNNNNNNNNNNNNNNNNNNNNNNNNNNNNNNNNNNNNNNNNNNNNNNNNNNNNNNNNNNNNNNNNNNNNNNNNNNNNNNNNNNNNNNNNNNNNNNNNNNNNNNNNNNNNNNNNNNNNNNNNNNNNNNNNNNNNNNNNNNNNNNNNNNNNNNNNNNNNNNNNNNNNNNNNNNNNNNNNNNNNNNNNNNNNNNNNNNNNNNNNNNNNNNNNNNNNNNNNNNNNNNNNNNNNNNNNNNNNNNNNNNNNNNNNNNNNNNNNNNNNNNNNNNNNNNNNNNNNNNNNNNNNNNNNNNNNNNNNNNNNNNNNNNNNNNNNNNNNNNNNNNNNNNNNNNNNNNNNNNNNNNNNNNNNNNNNNNNNNNNNNNNNNNNNNNNNNNNNNNNNNNNNNNNNNNNNNNNNNNNNNNNNNNNNNNNNNNNNNNNNNNNNNNNNNNNNNNNNNNNNNNNNNNNNNNNNNNNNNNNNNNNNNNNNNNNNNNNNNNNNNNNNNNNNNNNNNNNNNNNNNNNNNNNNNNNNNNNNNNNNNNNNNNNNNNNNNNNNNNNNNNNNNNNNNNNNNNNNNNNNNNNNNNNNNNNNNNNNNNNNNNNNNNNNNNNNNNNNNNNNNNNNNNNNNNNNNNNNNNNNNNNNNNNNNNNNNNNNNNNNNNNNNNNNNNNNNNNNNNNNNNNNNNNNNNNNNNNNNNNNNNNNNNNNNNNNNNNNNNNNNNNNNNNNNNNNNNNNNNNNNNNNNNNNNNNNNNNNNNNNNNNNNNNNNNNNNNNNNNNNNNNNNNNNNNNNNNNNNNNNNNNNNNNNNNNNNNNNNNNNNNNNNNNNNNNNNNNNNNNNNNNNNNNNNNNNNNNNNNNNNNNNNNNNNNNNNNNNNNNNNNNNNNNNNNNNNNNNNNNNNNNNNNNNNNNNNNNNNNNNNNNNNNNNNNNNNNNNNNNNNNNNNNNNNNNNNNNNNNNNNNNNNNNNNNNNNNNNNNNNNNNNNNNNNNNNNNNNNNNNNNNNNNNNNNNNNNNNNNNNNNNNNNNNNNNNNNNNNNNNNNNNNNNNNNNNNNNNNNNNNNNNNNNNNNNNNNNNNNNNNNNNNNNNNNNNNNNNNNNNNNNNNNNNNNNNNNNNNNNNNNNNNNNNNNNNNNNNNNNNNNNNNNNNNNNNNNNNNNNNNNNNNNNNNNNNNNNNNNNNNNNNNNNNNNNNNNNNNNNNNNNNNNNNNNNNNNNNNNNNNNNNNNNNNNNNNNNNNNNNNNNNNNNNNNNNNNNNNNNNNNNNNNNNNNNNNNNNNNNNNNNNNNNNNNNNNNNNNNNNNNNNNNNNNNNNNNNNNNNNNNNNNNNNNNNNNNNNNNNNNNNNNNNNNNNNNNNNNNNNNNNNNNNNNNNNNNNNNNNNNNNNNNNNNNNNNNNNNNNNNNNNNNNNNNNNNNNNNNNNNNNNNNNNNNNNNNNNNNNNNNNNNNNNNNNNNNNNNNNNNNNNNNNNNNNNNNNNNNNNNNNNNNNNNNNNNNNNNNNNNNNNNNNNNNNNNNNNNNNNNNNNNNNNNNNNNNNNNNNNNNNNNNNNNNNNNNNNNNNNNNNNNNNNNNNNNNNNNNNNNNNNNNNNNNNNNNNNNNNNNNNNNNNNNNNNNNNNNNNNNNNNNNNNNNNNNNNNNNNNNNNNNNNNNNNNNNNNNNNNNNNNNNNNNNNNNNNNNNNNNNNNNNNNNNNNNNNNNNNNNNNNNNNNNNNNNNNNNNNNNNNNNNNNNNNNNNNNNNNNNNNNNNNNNNNNNNNNNNNNNNNNNNNNNNNNNNNNNNNNNNNNNNNNNNNNNNNNNNNNNNNNNNNNNNNNNNNNNNNNNNNNNNNNNNNNNNNNNNNNNNNNNNNNNNNNNNNNNNNNNNNNNNNNNNNNNNNNNNNNNNNNNNNNNNNNNNNNNNNNNNNNNNNNNNNNNNNNNNNNNNNNNNNNNNNNNNNNNNNNNNNNNNNNNNNNNNNNNNNNNNNNNNNNNNNNNNNNNNNNNNNNNNNNNNNNNNNNNNNNNNNNNNNNNNNNNNNNNNNNNNNNNNNNNNNNNNNNNNNNNNNNNNNNNNNNNNNNNNNNNNNNNNNNNNNNNNNNNNNNNNNNNNNNNNNNNNNNNNNNNNNNNNNNNNNNNNNNNNNNNNNNNNNNNNNNNNNNNNNNNNNNNNNNNNNNNNNNNNNNNNNNNNNNNNNNNNNNNNNNNNNNNNNNNNNNNNNNNNNNNNNNNNNNNNNNNNNNNNNNNNNNNNNNNNNNNNNNNNNNNNNNNNNNNNNNNNNNNNNNNNNNNNNNNNNNNNNNNNN
Encoded here:
- the LOC106881808 gene encoding acyl-coenzyme A amino acid N-acyltransferase 1, producing MSNNSNEKEMAVRVECYPEEALIDQVISIQVLNLLPFTSVTISAWIEQNGKHFGSYSHYTVSEHGDVDLSKECAEPSGLYVGVESMGLFWSMVSVPGQRTGERLYQSEASEPLAFEIRVYDGHLCWDELWVKYEERGVIKAGCSEENLLAKKVVLRSYKAPDVSRIVVETGRIRGTLFIPAGLRDGETRPGVIDMFGSRGGLLEMRAALLASHGFVAMALGYFYYKDLPTELRFEYEYFEEAAHWLQSQPNVAPGGIGMVGVSLGAQITLYMGLNCPIVKSAVGIGHPPTFGTGTKFTRAGQLVPCLNLQCISIVIQNDGMRSMQVEYDLEKYFTFNTSHTPSLLIILGAEDTMVKGSDVTKWLDTLSDADRSMVEVAVYEGAGHLIEPPHAPLCSATYHKWLKGVAYYGGTPKLHAVAQEESWKRIRDFLWNTLGKGYTKSRL